Proteins encoded together in one Vigna angularis cultivar LongXiaoDou No.4 chromosome 5, ASM1680809v1, whole genome shotgun sequence window:
- the LOC108339821 gene encoding zinc finger protein ZAT5, with amino-acid sequence MEMEGLDSNSNSNSYSSSAQSNIAKGKRTKRMRLLSPSGVVVVTTAATTGLTTTTTSCSSPNSGGSSTTTYESEEEDMANCLILLAQGGESHPHQPHHHKQRVEDHNGVKTAKGNGNTITTAAAAATTAVDTKVGFFIYECKTCNRTFPSFQALGGHRASHKKPKLSPEEKKPPPSQSPHVAVTTYDRFEEDNVKNGPPISLQLGHGNNKGKIHECSICGSEFSSGQALGGHMRRHRSSTNTNTVDTSGSNTVIAVATTVSPPRNVLQLDLNLPAPEDDIREAKFQFPVTTQMLVGTPALVDCLY; translated from the coding sequence ATGGAGATGGAAGGGTTAGATTCTAATTCTAATTCCAATTCCTATTCTAGCTCTGCCCAGAGCAACATAGCCAAGGGCAAACGGACCAAAAGGATGAGGCTTTTGTCCCCTTCTGGTGTCGTCGTTGTTACCACCGCCGCCACCACTGGactcaccaccaccaccaccagtTGCTCCAGTCCTAACTCCGGTGgctcctccaccaccacttaTGAGAGCGAAGAAGAAGACATGGCAAATTGTTTGATTCTCTTGGCCCAAGGAGGGGAATCTCACCCTCATCAACCTCATCATCACAAACAACGAGTTGAAGATCATAACGGTGTCAAGACAGCAAAGGGTAACGGTAACACCATCAccaccgccgccgccgccgcaaCAACCGCAGTTGACACCAAAGTTGGTTTCTTTATTTATGAGTGCAAAACGTGTAACCGAACGTTCCCTTCGTTTCAAGCACTGGGTGGACACAGGGCGAGTCACAAAAAGCCCAAACTTTCGCCTGAAGAGAAAAAACCACCACCCTCTCAATCGCCACACGTGGCTGTTACAACCTATGATCGGTTCGAAGAGGATAACGTTAAAAATGGTCCTCCGATTTCCCTTCAATTGGGTCATGGCAACAACAAGGGCAAGATTCATGAATGTTCCATCTGCGGTTCGGAATTCTCATCAGGACAAGCATTGGGTGGACACATGAGGAGGCATAGGTCATCGACAAACACCAACACTGTTGACACATCAGGTTCTAACACCGTCATCGCCGTAGCCACCACTGTTTCTCCGCCGCGGAACGTCTTGCAGTTGGATCTTAACCTCCCGGCGCCGGAGGATGATATCCGGGAGGCTAAGTTTCAATTTCCGGTAACAACTCAGATGCTGGTTGGTACTCCGGCTTTGGTAGATTGTCTTTATTAG
- the LOC108339427 gene encoding transcription factor FER-LIKE IRON DEFICIENCY-INDUCED TRANSCRIPTION FACTOR produces the protein MDKSYLHQETLLHIDDFELHDFDEDPNLDHLINFIHLEKKDATCDFNSELINEAFIDNSFLPHPAIPYDQCNSNAMNVYDSNSAPNSSCFDGEAKGGGGEEDDMEHSYATTSTTTTTPTKSKPKTDRSKTLISERRRRDRMKEKLYALRSLVPFITKMDKASIIGDAVSYMHELQAQANMLKAEVEALETSLLLSKNYQGSVENPMKDEFTNNILSIRKKIIQMDMFQVDAKGFYVKIVCNKGEGVAASLYKALESLTGFHVQNSNLSTVGNSFQLTFSLNVKISEPEINLHNMRIWVCEAFVKQGFEFIPFLMLDSFNL, from the exons ATGGACAAAAGCTATCTTCATCAAGAGACTCTACTGCACATTGATGACTTTGAGCTACACGACTTTGATGAAGATCCTAACTTAGATCATTTGATCAATTTCATTCATTTGGAGAAGAAAGATGCTACTTGTGACTTCAATTCTGAGCTTATCAACGAAGCATTCATTGATAACTCGTTCTTGCCACACCCTGCAATCCCATATGATCAGTGCAATAGTAATGCTATGAATGTCTATGATTCAAATTCTGCACCTAACTCCTCTTGTTTTGATGGGGAAGCCAAAGGAGGAGGAGGTGAGGAAGATGATATGGAGCACTCATATGCAACAACAagcacaacaacaacaacacctACTAAGTCAAAACCAAAAACTGACAGATCCAAAACTCTGATTTCTGAGAGGAGGAGAAGAGACAGAATGAAGGAAAAGCTTTATGCATTGAGATCTTTGGTTCCCTTCATAACTAAG ATGGATAAGGCCTCTATAATTGGAGATGCTGTCTCATATATGCACGAGCTTCAAGCACAAGCCAACATGCTTAAGGCTGAGGTTGAAGCACTTGAAACTTCCTTACTGCTGTCTAAAAACTATCAAGGATCAGTTGAAAATCCCATGAAGGATGAATTTACCAATAACATCCTTTCAATACGCAAGAAGATAATCCAG ATGGACATGTTTCAAGTGGATGCAAAAGGGTTTTATGTGAAAATAGTTTGCAACAAAGGAGAAGGGGTGGCTGCCTCATTGTACAAAGCTCTAGAGTCTCTGACAGGCTTTCATGTTCAGAATTCAAACTTATCCACAGTTGGTAACAGTTTTCAACTTACATTTTCATTGAAT GTGAAAATCTCTGAGCCAGAAATTAACCTGCACAACATGAGGATTTGGGTGTGTGAAGCTTTTGTGAAGCAAGGCTTTGAATTCATACCATTTTTAATGCTTGACTCTTTCAATCTATAA
- the LOC108338957 gene encoding 50S ribosomal protein L9, chloroplastic — MASPLSSLSSSSSLFHHTFTGSSKVPVHFPNQTAHFFVFAQKKAKKTRKIILKEDVADVGKQGQLLDVKAGFYRNYLLPLGKAQLVTPVLLKEMKIEEERIEAEKRRVKEEAQQLALIFETVGAFKVKRKGGKGKQIFGSVTAQDLVDIIKAQLQREVDKRVVDLPEIRETGEYIAELKLHPEVTARVKLNVSAN; from the exons ATGGCGTCACCATTatcttctctctcctcttcttcttcactctttCACCACACCTTCACCGGAAGCTCGAAGGTTCCAGTTCACTTCCCCAACCAAACTGCGCACTTTTTTGTCTTCGCTCAGAAGAAGGCAAAGAAAACTCGAAAG ATTATTCTGAAGGAAGATGTGGCTGACGTGGGAAAGCAAGGGCAACTCCTTGATGTGAAGGCTGGTTTTTACAGAAATTACCTGCTTCCTTTGGGAAAGGCACAACTTGTTACACCTGTGCTACTCAA GgaaatgaaaatagaagaagaaagaattgaGGCTGAGAAAAGACGG GTAAAAGAAGAGGCACAACAACTTGCTCTAATTTTTGAAACTGTTGGGGCTTTCAAGGTGAAGCGTAAAGGTGGTAAAGGAAAACAAATTTTTGGAAG TGTCACTGCTCAAGATCTTGTTGACATAATCAAGGCTCAGCTTCAAAG GGAGGTGGACAAGAGAGTTGTTGATCTTCCAGAGATAAGGGAAACAGGAGAATATATTGCAGAGTTAAAGCTTCACCCAGAAGTTACAGCTAGAGTGAAGTTGAATGTTTCTGCCAACTAA
- the LOC108339898 gene encoding protein EMBRYO DEFECTIVE 1674 — protein MVVVGGGGGFKTIPVPPKSIVFLNQWWLVKQRNGLAVGGVASVGRDRERVFTSTVIAEREEANVVRTQDDTTIIFRGFVDTSRSSQSGVPLEVCQHFLVGFPYNWSTYSSIDNIECECNNSEKGIPVESLANVESLANVESLANIESQANVETQADGKSSIGMYDSTGPSGKNIVKTQISAKKKKAVREKIGLDASRMVTRSISKNSQSMPKEDGKAPIANVFSQVRRSPRLNSCK, from the exons ATGGTGGTCGTCGGCGGCGGCGGCGGTTTCAAAACCATCCCTGTGCCGCCTAAATCTATT GTCTTCTTGAACCAATGGTGGCTTGTGAAGCAACGCAATGGTTTAGCCGTTGGAGGGGTTGCTTCCGTCgg GAGAGACAGAGAAAGAGTGTTTACGTCCACCGTCATTGCGGAAAGAGAAGAAGCCAATGTCGTACGTACTCAAGATGACACCACTATTATTTTCCGTGGTTTCGTCGACACCTCTCGTTCATCTCAGAGTGGCGTCCCCTTAGAG GTTTGTCAACACTTCCTGGTTGGATTTCCATACAATTGGAGCACGTATTCTTCAATTGATAACATAGAATGCGAATGTAACAATAGTGAAAAAGGAATCCCAGTTGAAAGCCTAGCCAATGTTGAAAGCCTAGCCAATGTTGAAAGCCTAGCCAATATTGAAAGCCAAGCCAATGTTGAAACCCAAGCCGATGGTAAATCTTCGATCGGTATGTATGATTCCACAGGCCCTTCTGGAAAAAACATCGTTAAAACTCAAATTTCggccaagaaaaagaaagctgTTAGAGAAAAGATAGGGTTGGATGCAAGTAGGATGGTAACGAGAAGCATTTCCAAAAATAGTCAATCAATGCCCAAAGAAGACGGGAAAGCTCCAATAGCCAATGTTTTTTCTCAAGTTAGGAGATCTCCCAGGCTAAATAGTTGTAAATAA
- the LOC108340736 gene encoding superoxide dismutase [Cu-Zn], chloroplastic has translation MHLAMAANAVVAPSPFQPSSLLRSSFSGVSVKLTPQSLTFSRSRTLTVFAATKKAVAVLKGTSAVEGVATLTQEDDGPTTVTVRITGLTPGLHGFHLHEYGDTTNGCISTGAHFNPKKLTHGAPEDEIRHAGDLGNIVANADGVAEASIVDNQIPLAGPNSVVGRALVVHELEDDLGKGGHELSLTTGNAGGRLACGVVGLTPA, from the exons ATGCATCTAGCAATGGCAGCCAACGCTGTCGTCGCTCCGTCGCCGTTCCAACCCAGCTCGCTTCTCCGGTCATCTTTCTCCGGCGTCTCCGTTAAGCTCACTCCCCAATCCCTAACCTTTTCGCGCTCGAGGACCCTCACCGTCTTCGCCGCCACCAAGAAGGCCGTCGCCGTCCTCAAGGGAACCTCCGCCGTCGAAGGCGTAGCCACCCTAACACAAGAAGACGATG GCCCAACAACGGTTACTGTTCGCATTACTGGCCTTACTCCGGGGCTTCATGGTTTTCACCTT CATGAGTATGGTGATACCACAAATGGGTGTATTTCGACAG GAGCACATTTTAATCCTAAAAAATTGACACATGGTGCTCCTGAGGATGAAATCCGTCATGCGGGTGACCTGGGAAACATAGTTGCTAATGCAGATG GGGTTGCAGAGGCTTCAATCGTGGATAATCAG ATACCACTCGCTGGCCCCAATTCAGTAGTTGGAAGAGCCTTGGTGGTTCATGAGCTTGAGGATGATCTTGGAAAGG GGGGTCATGAACTTAGTTTGACAACTGGAAATGCTGGTGGAAGATTAGCATGTg GTGTGGTTGGTTTGACTCCAGCATAA